In Campylobacter vicugnae, a genomic segment contains:
- a CDS encoding cupin domain-containing protein, translating into MEKVVFNFNIFDGVKTAMLCESEFSKEIRITMSKDAIMKEHRAPNAIIVQVLRGQIEFEMSGNIIVMNEFDMITLPSLVSHSLKALEDSIIRLSLSKSDSHTRVFKVANS; encoded by the coding sequence ATGGAAAAAGTTGTTTTTAATTTTAATATATTTGATGGCGTTAAAACTGCTATGCTTTGTGAGAGCGAATTTAGCAAAGAGATTCGTATTACAATGTCTAAAGACGCTATTATGAAAGAGCATAGAGCGCCAAATGCTATAATTGTTCAAGTACTTCGTGGGCAGATTGAATTTGAGATGAGTGGTAACATTATTGTTATGAATGAATTTGATATGATTACACTTCCATCTCTTGTGTCGCACTCTTTAAAGGCTTTAGAAGATTCTATAATAAGACTAAGTTTATCAAAATCAGATAGCCATACAAGAGTATTTAAAGTAGCAAATAGTTAA
- the rplS gene encoding 50S ribosomal protein L19: MRNKYIEAFENAQIATKSVPDFRAGDTLRIAIHIKEGDKSRIQNFEGVCIARRGSGTGETFIIRKIGANSVGVERIFPIYSDSLESITVLRRGRVRRSKLFYLRDRRGKAARIKELKK; this comes from the coding sequence ATGAGAAATAAATATATTGAAGCATTTGAAAATGCTCAAATCGCGACTAAGTCTGTGCCTGACTTTCGTGCTGGTGATACTTTGAGAATTGCTATCCACATCAAAGAAGGCGACAAAAGCAGAATCCAAAATTTTGAAGGTGTATGTATAGCTCGTCGTGGTAGTGGAACTGGTGAGACTTTCATTATTCGCAAAATTGGTGCCAATAGTGTTGGTGTAGAGAGAATTTTCCCTATTTATAGCGATAGCTTAGAGAGTATTACAGTTTTACGTAGAGGTCGTGTAAGACGCTCGAAACTATTCTATCTACGTGATAGACGCGGTAAAGCTGCTAGAATTAAAGAGCTTAAAAAGTAA
- the trmD gene encoding tRNA (guanosine(37)-N1)-methyltransferase TrmD, with translation MKFNFITLFPNLVTPYFTDSILGRACQNGIIEINCINPRNYTKQKHDKVDEYMIGGGAGLLMYAQPLCDAIDSIGQTHVIYLTPAGKKFNQNDAKRLAKFNNITFICGRYEGIDERVVESKVNEVFCIGDFILTGGELAAMSICDAVSRNISGVLGNANSLDIESFENGILEAPSFTKPNIFNGSPVPSAFLKGNHSIIIALKNHMALCKTRFFRPDLYQTLKSPKL, from the coding sequence ATGAAATTTAATTTTATTACACTATTTCCAAATTTAGTAACTCCATATTTTACTGATTCTATACTAGGTAGAGCTTGCCAAAATGGCATTATAGAGATTAATTGTATTAATCCTAGAAATTATACAAAGCAAAAACATGATAAAGTTGATGAGTATATGATTGGCGGTGGTGCTGGTCTTTTGATGTATGCACAGCCTCTTTGTGATGCAATTGATAGCATAGGGCAGACACATGTAATATATCTTACTCCAGCTGGAAAGAAATTTAATCAAAATGATGCTAAAAGACTTGCAAAATTTAACAATATTACTTTTATTTGTGGCAGATATGAAGGTATAGATGAGCGAGTGGTTGAAAGTAAGGTAAATGAGGTTTTTTGTATCGGAGATTTTATTTTAACAGGTGGTGAGCTTGCTGCTATGAGTATTTGTGATGCTGTTAGTCGCAATATTTCTGGAGTGTTAGGCAATGCAAATTCTTTAGATATTGAGAGTTTTGAAAATGGAATTTTGGAGGCTCCAAGCTTTACAAAGCCAAATATTTTTAATGGTTCACCTGTACCTTCAGCTTTTTTAAAGGGTAATCATAGTATAATCATCGCTCTAAAAAATCATATGGCGCTTTGCAAAACTCGGTTTTTTCGCCCTGATTTGTATCAAACTCTTAAATCGCCAAAACTTTAA
- the rimM gene encoding ribosome maturation factor RimM (Essential for efficient processing of 16S rRNA) — MKSDLVEVCILGKTVGLKGALKLHNRSDFIEQYKKGAKFYDKFGNLFSIKSYEPSNSLVIFDGYESIEEAKGLVNKVLYRTLEDTKKSCKLKKDEYFYFDIIDSMVYEDGTLLGKINDILEVGAGFLFSIETDQDLVKNNLSKQFYIPYQDNFIIKVDISNKRIDVKNSMNILLNS; from the coding sequence TTGAAGAGTGATCTAGTAGAGGTTTGCATACTTGGCAAAACTGTAGGGCTAAAGGGGGCTTTAAAGCTTCATAATCGTAGTGATTTTATAGAGCAGTATAAAAAAGGTGCTAAATTTTATGATAAATTTGGCAATCTTTTTTCTATTAAAAGCTATGAACCTTCAAATTCACTTGTAATTTTTGATGGTTATGAAAGTATAGAAGAGGCAAAAGGCCTTGTAAATAAAGTATTATATCGTACTTTAGAAGATACTAAAAAGAGCTGTAAGCTTAAAAAAGATGAGTATTTTTATTTTGATATTATAGACTCAATGGTTTATGAAGATGGAACCTTGCTTGGTAAAATTAATGATATTTTAGAAGTTGGTGCTGGATTTTTATTTAGTATTGAGACAGATCAAGATTTAGTTAAAAATAATCTATCTAAGCAATTCTATATCCCTTATCAGGATAATTTTATTATAAAAGTTGATATATCTAATAAGAGAATAGATGTTAAAAATTCCATGAATATACTGCTTAATTCTTAA
- a CDS encoding KH domain-containing protein, which translates to MVEDFLKEYAKLISDSPEIIRTERINLGENFDEIIIYASKADTGKLIGKDGKMINAIKTVVIGYKAKDPTSYRITVKAIEE; encoded by the coding sequence ATGGTTGAAGATTTTTTAAAAGAGTATGCTAAACTTATAAGCGATTCTCCTGAGATTATTCGTACTGAACGGATAAATCTTGGCGAGAATTTTGATGAGATAATTATCTATGCTAGTAAGGCTGATACTGGAAAATTAATTGGCAAAGATGGCAAGATGATTAATGCTATCAAAACAGTAGTTATAGGCTATAAAGCAAAAGATCCAACCTCATATAGAATTACGGTAAAAGCTATTGAAGAGTGA
- the rpsP gene encoding 30S ribosomal protein S16 — MATVVRLTRMGRKKRPFYRIVVTDSRKRRDSGWIESIGYYNPMVEPEVVKFDAERLAYWKSVGAKLSDRVAQITK; from the coding sequence ATGGCAACAGTAGTAAGACTAACAAGAATGGGACGCAAAAAAAGACCATTTTATCGTATTGTAGTAACTGATAGTAGAAAAAGACGTGATAGCGGATGGATTGAAAGCATCGGTTATTATAACCCAATGGTAGAACCAGAAGTAGTTAAATTTGATGCTGAGAGATTAGCATACTGGAAAAGTGTTGGCGCTAAATTAAGCGATAGAGTCGCTCAAATTACAAAATAA
- a CDS encoding signal recognition particle protein produces MFELIGESLKSAVNKLKFVDDEKALKNALETLKKSLLKADVYHKVTKELVGLVEADMKKGAIGQKQFLDSIKANLTNILTAPNDGNKGSGFVFAPNPPTVVLMAGLQGGGKTTTTIKLASYLKARKKRVLVAAADLQRLAAVEQLRQLCSANEIELFSIDGESNSVNVAKEALKKAKDGLYDVLLVDTAGRLAIDEALMSELKEVKFALNPDEIFYVADAMSGQDGVRTATSFNEALGITGVILSKFDADTKGGVAIGIAHQVGIPLRFIGVGEKVADLESFIPDRIVGRILGEGDLATLAEKASTIIDEKEAKKLNKKIKKGEFNFNDFIAQLESVKKLGSMKGILGMIPGMSSMANQLKDIDLDNSEQIKHIKAMISSMTPKERENPDLLNNARKRRIAAGAGLDQMTVNRFLKQFNSAAKLAKKFSNKDSMKGFANMLANANRPR; encoded by the coding sequence GTGTTTGAACTTATTGGCGAATCATTAAAATCAGCTGTAAATAAACTTAAATTTGTTGATGATGAAAAGGCTTTAAAAAACGCATTAGAAACACTTAAAAAGTCGCTTTTAAAGGCTGATGTCTATCACAAGGTAACAAAAGAGCTTGTAGGACTTGTAGAAGCCGATATGAAAAAGGGTGCTATAGGCCAAAAGCAGTTTTTAGATAGCATAAAAGCAAATTTAACCAATATATTAACCGCTCCAAATGATGGCAATAAAGGTAGTGGGTTTGTATTTGCTCCAAATCCTCCAACAGTTGTATTAATGGCTGGATTGCAAGGTGGTGGTAAAACCACAACAACTATAAAGCTAGCAAGTTATCTAAAAGCACGCAAAAAGCGTGTTTTAGTAGCTGCAGCCGACTTACAGCGTTTAGCAGCAGTAGAACAACTTAGACAACTTTGTAGTGCAAATGAGATTGAGCTTTTTAGTATAGATGGTGAGAGTAATTCAGTAAATGTAGCTAAAGAAGCATTAAAAAAAGCAAAAGATGGTCTTTATGATGTGCTTTTAGTAGATACTGCTGGTCGTCTAGCAATCGATGAAGCATTAATGAGTGAATTAAAAGAGGTTAAATTTGCATTAAATCCAGATGAGATATTCTATGTCGCTGATGCAATGAGTGGTCAAGATGGCGTTCGCACTGCTACTAGTTTTAATGAAGCGCTTGGCATTACTGGGGTTATTTTAAGTAAATTTGATGCTGATACAAAAGGCGGTGTAGCTATAGGTATAGCACATCAAGTTGGAATTCCTCTTAGATTTATTGGTGTAGGTGAGAAGGTAGCTGATCTTGAAAGTTTTATTCCTGATAGAATTGTAGGTAGAATTTTAGGAGAGGGAGATTTAGCAACTTTAGCTGAAAAAGCTTCTACTATCATAGATGAAAAAGAGGCTAAAAAATTAAATAAAAAGATTAAAAAGGGCGAGTTTAATTTTAATGATTTTATAGCTCAGCTTGAGAGTGTTAAAAAGCTTGGAAGTATGAAAGGGATCTTAGGAATGATTCCTGGTATGAGCTCAATGGCAAATCAGCTAAAAGATATTGATCTAGACAATTCAGAACAGATTAAACATATAAAAGCAATGATAAGCTCAATGACTCCAAAAGAAAGAGAAAATCCAGATCTATTAAATAACGCTAGAAAGCGTAGAATCGCTGCTGGTGCTGGGCTTGATCAGATGACTGTAAATAGATTTTTAAAGCAATTTAATAGTGCTGCAAAACTGGCTAAAAAATTCTCAAATAAAGATAGTATGAAAGGTTTTGCAAATATGCTAGCAAATGCTAACCGCCCTAGATAA
- a CDS encoding SLAC1 anion channel family protein produces MSRISNFPIMFFAIIMGFGGFSMAIRKVSVVFEINSLYFDIFKIITSAIFLLVVLLYAIKIFINIDEVKSEFNHQIRLNFFGAIPISFLILANLWQKSIVYEWLFYSGLILQTYITFRVIAFWINKNLEIKHSNPAWFIPVVGNLIVVISSDKNYEWLWYYFSIGVFFWIILFSIMFYRILFHEQLAQKFMPTLFIMIAPPAVGFLGYCKLVGFDVAANIMLNLTIFFSFMVIYMYKNFLKLKFFLSWWAFIFPSAAASIAILEGYNINNNIAFLYIGMTIFILLCVMVIYVSYHTVKNIIAKNICVME; encoded by the coding sequence ATGAGTAGAATAAGCAATTTCCCTATTATGTTTTTTGCTATTATAATGGGATTTGGCGGATTTAGTATGGCTATAAGAAAAGTCAGTGTAGTATTTGAAATTAATAGTTTATATTTTGATATATTTAAAATTATTACATCTGCTATTTTTTTATTGGTTGTATTATTGTATGCTATTAAAATATTTATAAATATCGATGAGGTAAAAAGTGAATTTAATCACCAAATAAGATTAAATTTCTTTGGTGCGATACCTATATCTTTTTTAATTTTAGCCAATCTATGGCAAAAAAGTATTGTATATGAGTGGTTGTTTTATAGTGGTTTAATATTGCAAACCTATATAACTTTTAGGGTTATTGCATTTTGGATTAATAAGAATTTAGAGATCAAGCACTCCAATCCAGCTTGGTTTATACCAGTAGTAGGCAATTTAATAGTTGTTATATCATCAGATAAAAACTATGAATGGTTATGGTATTATTTTAGCATAGGGGTATTTTTTTGGATTATTTTATTTTCTATAATGTTTTATAGAATATTATTTCATGAGCAGCTAGCACAAAAATTTATGCCTACACTATTTATTATGATAGCTCCTCCAGCTGTTGGATTTTTGGGATATTGTAAGCTTGTAGGATTTGATGTTGCTGCTAATATTATGCTTAATCTTACTATATTTTTTAGTTTTATGGTGATTTATATGTATAAAAATTTTTTAAAACTTAAATTTTTCTTATCATGGTGGGCATTTATTTTTCCTAGTGCTGCAGCTTCTATAGCGATTTTAGAGGGTTATAATATTAATAACAACATAGCTTTTCTCTACATAGGAATGACTATTTTTATCTTGCTTTGTGTGATGGTTATATATGTATCTTATCATACTGTAAAAAATATTATAGCAAAAAATATATGCGTAATGGAATGA